Within Betaproteobacteria bacterium, the genomic segment CTTGTAGGTGCGCTCGCAGAAGTCGGCCACCTGTTCGTTGGACCCGGGCTCCTGCTTGCCGAAGTCGTTCGAGGGCACGCCCAGCACCACGAGGCCCCGCTCCCCGTACTTCCGGTACAGCGACTCGAGTCCCTCGTATTGACCGGTGTAGCCGCAATAGCTGGCCGTATTCACCACCAGCACGACCTTCCCGGCGTACTGGCAGAGGTCCGTCGGTTGGCCTTTTATCGACTCCATGCGGTAGTCGAGCAACGGCGGGCAGGTCCCTGCAGAGACGGGCAGCGCG encodes:
- a CDS encoding glutathione peroxidase — translated: MESIKGQPTDLCQYAGKVVLVVNTASYCGYTGQYEGLESLYRKYGERGLVVLGVPSNDFGKQEPGSNEQVADFCERTYKVRFPMLSKAVVSGPDAIPLYRALAGKTGQAPKWNFHKYLLGRDGQPVASYPSKVAPDDAQLVSAVEKALSGS